One region of Micromonospora ureilytica genomic DNA includes:
- a CDS encoding sulfotransferase family protein, which yields MSETGTRTAPIFLVGCQRSGTTMVRLVLDSHSRISCGPETRFLPDLRRIVGRDWDRLARFGFPREDWLRRIRDFFGGVHADYAAARGKTRWADKTPLYAMSLDFVTEVFPDAQIVHLIRDGRDVVVSHRKRFGYWSAVKCVVKWPRYIRAARAVGATLPADRYYELRYEQAVSEPEKAMRGLFEFLGEPWEDGILDYDSKQHDVAQKYTTEAEKRRAAASVTAPIYGSRVGSYRRELDPFLRLLVWVFSGPTLRALGYR from the coding sequence GTGTCTGAAACCGGAACCCGCACCGCGCCGATCTTCCTGGTCGGGTGCCAACGGTCGGGCACCACGATGGTGCGCCTCGTCCTGGACTCGCACTCGCGGATCAGCTGCGGCCCGGAGACCCGGTTCCTGCCGGACCTGCGGCGGATCGTCGGCCGGGACTGGGACCGGCTGGCCCGCTTCGGCTTTCCGCGCGAGGACTGGCTGCGCCGCATCCGGGACTTCTTCGGCGGCGTGCACGCCGACTACGCCGCCGCGCGGGGCAAGACCCGGTGGGCCGACAAGACCCCGCTGTACGCGATGTCGCTCGACTTCGTCACCGAGGTCTTCCCGGACGCCCAGATCGTGCACCTCATCCGGGACGGACGCGACGTGGTGGTCTCGCACCGCAAACGGTTCGGCTACTGGTCGGCGGTGAAGTGCGTGGTGAAGTGGCCGCGCTACATCCGCGCCGCGCGTGCGGTCGGCGCCACCCTGCCGGCGGACCGCTACTACGAGCTGCGGTACGAGCAGGCGGTCAGCGAGCCGGAGAAGGCGATGCGTGGCCTCTTCGAGTTCCTCGGCGAACCGTGGGAGGACGGCATCCTCGACTACGACAGCAAGCAGCACGACGTGGCCCAGAAGTACACCACCGAGGCGGAGAAGCGGCGGGCTGCGGCCAGCGTCACCGCGCCGATCTACGGCTCCCGGGTGGGCAGCTACCGCCGCGAGCTCGACCCGTTCCTGCGCCTGCTGGTCTGGGTTTTCTCCGGTCCGACCCTGCGCGCGCTGGGCTACCGGTGA
- a CDS encoding sulfotransferase family protein, with amino-acid sequence MTGGARRQVTDRLRRGVRAARAWGRAARPGEPGPLPDFLVIGGQRCGTTSLYHHLAAHPRVRVASGKELQYFSVHHGRGERWYRGHFPRLAPGERTFEASPYYLFHPSVPSRVAATLPEARFVALLRDPVERAYSHYLHTRSYGAEPLSFADALDAEEERLALATRGGPDSPAAHRALRNHSYAARGRYAEQLDLWFAAVPRERIHVARTEDLHADPAGTYGDILRFLGLPAFTPEAFTRHTRRVDPGVSQLTPALRDRLGEHFAPHNARLAALLDWPDPWPAA; translated from the coding sequence GTGACCGGCGGCGCGCGGCGTCAGGTCACTGACCGGCTGCGCCGGGGGGTACGCGCGGCGCGGGCCTGGGGACGCGCGGCGCGACCGGGAGAGCCCGGTCCGCTGCCCGACTTCCTGGTGATCGGTGGGCAGCGTTGCGGCACCACGTCGCTGTACCACCACCTCGCCGCGCATCCCCGGGTCCGGGTGGCCAGCGGCAAGGAGTTGCAGTACTTCAGCGTCCACCACGGTCGGGGGGAGCGGTGGTACCGGGGGCACTTCCCACGCCTGGCCCCGGGCGAGCGCACGTTCGAGGCGAGCCCCTACTACCTGTTCCATCCGAGCGTGCCGTCCCGGGTCGCGGCGACCCTGCCGGAGGCCCGTTTCGTCGCACTGCTGCGTGACCCGGTTGAGCGGGCGTACTCGCACTACCTGCACACCCGCTCGTACGGGGCCGAGCCGCTCTCCTTCGCCGACGCGCTGGACGCGGAGGAGGAGCGGCTGGCGCTGGCGACACGGGGTGGCCCGGACAGCCCCGCCGCGCACCGGGCGTTGCGCAATCACTCGTACGCGGCCCGGGGTCGCTACGCCGAGCAGTTGGACCTGTGGTTCGCGGCGGTCCCGCGGGAGCGGATCCACGTCGCACGGACCGAGGACCTGCACGCCGACCCGGCCGGCACGTACGGCGACATCCTGCGCTTCCTCGGCCTGCCGGCCTTCACTCCCGAGGCGTTCACCCGGCACACCCGTCGCGTCGACCCGGGCGTCTCCCAGCTGACCCCGGCCCTGCGGGACCGGCTGGGCGAGCACTTCGCGCCGCACAACGCCCGCCTGGCCGCCCTGCTCGACTGGCCCGACCCCTGGCCCGCCGCGTAA
- a CDS encoding oligosaccharide flippase family protein: protein MRKVTGRPPAAPEAGDQQVRGMARGGVLNLGSAVLSQVALFLVMLLLARALGVRELGRYAQVYAVLSLLGLLSLSGFRAGLTRFVAVHLADDEPAALRGAIRLGIGISAVASTVIALGLAVGAPWLADALHDPQLTTGLRLVALCLPAATVCEAALAATRGWRTQRAYALIGQVYEPAARLVLTALALALGAGLTGAFWALVAASWSAAAFALVALARMVRRVPAARPAYRPGELFRFSTVSWVSSLSSTGLIWVDALLLGFFDYGPDAIGVYHVATRLVTIAVFVLAPVNASFGPHLAHLYHQGRLDEVRRIYRVATGWVLRLSLPAFVALLVFPEQLLRLVGGPGLAGGAAVTVVLALGQLVNAATGPCGTLLNMSGRVSVNMADNLAALLLNVLLNLWLIPAYGIIGAAVAWAVSLAAVNIARVWQVRAQVHTVPVTAGMVKGLVAALVAMGVGFGVRWLVEGWTAQLAVGLAGIVAAYLAVVLALGLSREDVMVLRSVTRRGGRRRAANPTPAEVRS, encoded by the coding sequence GTGCGCAAGGTGACCGGCCGGCCGCCGGCCGCGCCGGAGGCCGGCGACCAGCAGGTACGCGGCATGGCTCGCGGCGGTGTGCTCAACCTGGGCAGCGCCGTGCTCAGCCAGGTGGCGCTCTTCCTGGTCATGCTGTTGCTGGCCCGGGCCCTGGGTGTACGAGAACTCGGCAGGTACGCCCAGGTCTACGCCGTGCTGTCGCTGCTGGGGCTGCTCTCGCTCTCCGGTTTCCGGGCCGGGCTGACCCGGTTCGTGGCGGTGCATCTCGCCGACGACGAGCCGGCCGCCCTCCGGGGCGCGATCCGGCTCGGGATCGGCATCTCGGCCGTGGCGTCCACGGTGATCGCCCTCGGTCTGGCGGTCGGCGCGCCGTGGCTCGCCGACGCCCTGCACGACCCGCAGCTCACCACCGGGCTGCGGTTGGTGGCGCTGTGCCTGCCCGCCGCCACCGTCTGCGAGGCCGCGCTCGCGGCCACCAGGGGTTGGCGCACGCAACGGGCCTACGCGCTCATCGGCCAGGTCTACGAGCCGGCCGCCCGGCTGGTGCTCACCGCGCTGGCGCTCGCCCTCGGGGCGGGCCTGACCGGCGCGTTCTGGGCGCTGGTGGCGGCGAGCTGGAGCGCCGCCGCGTTCGCCCTCGTGGCGCTCGCCCGGATGGTGCGCCGGGTGCCCGCCGCCCGGCCCGCGTACCGGCCGGGCGAGCTGTTCCGGTTCTCCACGGTCAGCTGGGTCTCCTCGCTGTCGTCCACCGGGCTGATCTGGGTGGACGCGTTGCTGCTCGGCTTCTTCGACTACGGTCCCGACGCGATCGGCGTCTACCACGTGGCGACCCGGCTGGTCACGATCGCGGTGTTCGTGCTGGCGCCGGTCAACGCCTCGTTCGGTCCGCACCTGGCGCACCTCTACCACCAGGGCCGACTGGACGAGGTACGCCGGATCTACCGGGTCGCCACGGGTTGGGTGCTGCGGCTGTCGCTGCCGGCCTTCGTGGCGTTGCTGGTCTTCCCGGAGCAGTTGCTGCGCCTGGTCGGCGGGCCGGGTCTGGCCGGCGGCGCGGCGGTGACTGTCGTGCTGGCGCTCGGCCAACTCGTCAACGCCGCGACCGGGCCCTGCGGGACGTTGCTGAACATGTCCGGCCGGGTGTCGGTCAACATGGCGGACAACCTCGCCGCCCTGCTGCTCAACGTCCTGCTCAACCTCTGGCTCATCCCGGCGTACGGCATTATCGGCGCGGCGGTGGCCTGGGCGGTCTCGCTGGCGGCGGTGAACATCGCCCGGGTCTGGCAGGTACGCGCGCAGGTGCACACCGTGCCGGTGACGGCGGGCATGGTCAAGGGCCTGGTCGCGGCGCTGGTCGCGATGGGCGTCGGGTTCGGTGTGCGGTGGCTGGTCGAGGGCTGGACCGCGCAGCTCGCTGTCGGTCTGGCCGGGATCGTGGCGGCGTACCTCGCCGTGGTGCTCGCCCTCGGGCTCAGCCGGGAGGACGTCATGGTGCTGCGCTCGGTGACCCGCCGAGGCGGTCGACGTCGCGCCGCCAACCCCACCCCCGCCGAGGTCCGCTCGTGA
- a CDS encoding Wzz/FepE/Etk N-terminal domain-containing protein: MEIVDYLRVARRRLWVLVGVPVLATGAAAAIVLFAPQQFGGTAYVAAPALVGGGAAGTQYSGTQAANQFVAAFGAAVTSPRVLADVAGDTGVAPERLRDGLAITQVGASSQLEVTYTAGDRAKIAPVLTATTTRALAFLFSSQVGIATGEVEAANADVTAATRAISEWEKTNKVSQPDRIYQATLGELTSLRQQQLSMQAVGNGRGVDAATAAITAAQKKLDELGPKLPDYQALLAQRDAATNALSQAREGLQAARAQAQAADPKQVTSIGEAHEVSRMAELVRTALPVGGAGLLLGVLLVGVLELLSRGRVAARPAAPAATAAAPSAPAETVTAARP, translated from the coding sequence GTGGAGATCGTCGACTACCTGCGGGTCGCCCGGCGGCGCCTCTGGGTACTCGTGGGGGTGCCGGTGCTCGCCACCGGCGCCGCGGCCGCCATCGTCCTGTTCGCGCCACAGCAGTTCGGCGGGACCGCGTACGTGGCGGCGCCGGCCCTGGTGGGCGGCGGTGCGGCCGGGACGCAGTACAGCGGTACGCAGGCGGCGAACCAGTTCGTCGCGGCGTTCGGCGCGGCGGTCACCTCGCCCCGGGTCCTCGCCGACGTGGCCGGTGACACCGGGGTGGCGCCGGAGCGGCTGCGCGACGGGCTCGCCATCACCCAGGTCGGCGCGAGCAGTCAGCTGGAGGTGACGTACACCGCCGGCGACCGGGCGAAGATCGCGCCGGTGCTGACCGCGACCACCACCCGGGCGCTGGCGTTCCTCTTCTCCTCCCAGGTCGGCATCGCCACCGGCGAGGTCGAGGCGGCCAACGCCGACGTCACCGCGGCGACCAGGGCGATCAGCGAGTGGGAGAAGACGAACAAGGTCTCCCAGCCGGACCGGATCTACCAGGCGACGCTGGGCGAGCTGACCAGTCTGCGTCAGCAGCAGCTCTCCATGCAGGCGGTCGGCAACGGCCGAGGTGTCGACGCGGCGACCGCCGCGATCACCGCCGCCCAGAAGAAGCTCGACGAGCTGGGGCCGAAGCTCCCCGACTACCAGGCCCTGCTCGCCCAGCGCGACGCGGCGACCAACGCCCTGTCCCAGGCGCGGGAGGGGTTGCAGGCGGCGCGGGCGCAGGCCCAGGCCGCCGATCCGAAGCAGGTGACAAGCATCGGCGAGGCGCACGAGGTGAGCCGGATGGCGGAGCTGGTGCGCACCGCCCTGCCGGTGGGCGGCGCCGGTCTGCTGCTCGGGGTGCTGCTGGTGGGCGTACTCGAACTGCTCTCGCGGGGTCGTGTCGCCGCCCGCCCGGCGGCCCCGGCGGCGACCGCTGCGGCTCCCTCGGCGCCGGCGGAGACCGTGACCGCGGCACGGCCGTGA
- a CDS encoding O-antigen ligase family protein — translation MEQHTQQVTPLMTKRLDPTRLLTGGAALAAAVVAVVAGVSMAAGDRRGMVLPLAAVVGIAVAVLALTRFAGYVLLMLAVRSCVDLFKLTGPSAGRADSAGTARAMDPSTLLAVLFLLAAGLWLAAQLSRRGRLRGSPLSWAMLLVGASSVVSALGASRPANSLLEALRILTVVVMFVVLEQLMPDTAAIRRVLLACYASLVLALGYTVVLSLLGNPPAEVKGDFTRISGTFSQSTTFGRYLMFMVIFGFAVYRFLDRRLRVALGVLLALSLLFLLLTNTRSALLGAAIGLMVVAALHRSKRMLVTLCVVAVAGVALVPAVGERFAQLGTSRSVGGDPTGNTLAWRMGYWTEIVTLADRNPVTGIGPNMTQRETDEAKKPHNDFLRAYVETGLLGLGAYLLMLFAFLRTARTALRRAPPGSFERGVAVGFAGCAAAFVAVSAASNVISNVVTLWYFVAFAAAASVIARPPAPNLTGEQPRRTSVPV, via the coding sequence GTGGAACAACACACGCAGCAGGTCACTCCGCTCATGACCAAGCGGCTCGACCCGACCCGCCTCCTCACCGGCGGCGCGGCGTTGGCCGCCGCCGTCGTGGCGGTGGTCGCGGGTGTCTCCATGGCGGCCGGTGACCGTAGGGGCATGGTGCTGCCGCTCGCGGCGGTCGTGGGGATCGCGGTGGCGGTCCTCGCGCTGACCCGGTTCGCCGGGTACGTGCTGCTGATGCTCGCGGTGCGTTCCTGCGTCGACCTGTTCAAGCTGACCGGCCCGAGCGCCGGCCGGGCCGACTCCGCCGGGACGGCCCGGGCGATGGACCCGTCCACCCTGCTCGCGGTGCTGTTCCTGCTCGCCGCCGGGCTCTGGCTGGCCGCACAGCTCAGCCGGCGCGGGAGGTTGCGTGGCTCCCCGCTCAGCTGGGCCATGCTGCTCGTCGGCGCCAGCAGCGTGGTCAGCGCCCTCGGTGCCAGCCGGCCGGCGAACAGCCTGTTGGAGGCGTTGCGGATCCTCACCGTGGTGGTGATGTTCGTGGTGCTGGAACAGCTCATGCCGGACACCGCGGCGATCCGTCGGGTCCTGCTCGCCTGCTACGCCTCCCTGGTGCTGGCGCTGGGCTATACAGTCGTCCTGTCGCTGCTCGGCAACCCGCCGGCCGAGGTGAAGGGGGACTTCACCCGGATCAGCGGCACGTTCAGCCAGTCGACCACGTTCGGCCGCTACCTGATGTTCATGGTGATCTTCGGGTTCGCGGTGTACCGCTTCCTGGATCGTCGACTGCGGGTGGCGCTCGGGGTGTTGCTCGCGCTCTCGCTGCTGTTCCTGCTGCTCACCAACACCCGCAGTGCTCTGCTCGGCGCGGCGATCGGCCTGATGGTGGTCGCGGCGCTGCATCGCAGCAAACGGATGCTGGTGACCCTCTGCGTGGTGGCGGTCGCCGGGGTGGCGCTGGTGCCCGCCGTCGGCGAGCGGTTCGCCCAACTCGGCACGTCGCGCTCGGTCGGCGGAGACCCGACCGGAAACACCCTGGCGTGGCGAATGGGCTACTGGACCGAGATCGTCACGCTCGCCGACCGGAACCCGGTGACCGGCATCGGGCCGAACATGACCCAGCGCGAGACCGATGAGGCGAAGAAGCCGCACAACGACTTCCTGCGGGCGTACGTGGAGACCGGACTGCTCGGTCTCGGGGCGTACCTGCTGATGCTGTTCGCCTTTCTGCGCACCGCGCGGACCGCGCTGCGGCGGGCGCCTCCGGGCAGCTTCGAGCGTGGCGTCGCGGTCGGGTTCGCCGGCTGCGCCGCCGCGTTCGTGGCGGTCAGCGCCGCCTCCAACGTCATTTCCAACGTGGTCACCCTCTGGTACTTCGTGGCGTTCGCCGCGGCGGCCAGTGTGATCGCCCGCCCACCGGCTCCGAACCTGACCGGCGAGCAGCCACGACGCACGTCCGTCCCGGTTTGA
- a CDS encoding glycosyltransferase family 4 protein, with protein sequence MGHPDLQAEEVDQHAGNPAIPRQRVAPSRQSAASVADTAWRPLRIAMIGQKGMPATYGGIERHVEEMASRLAGYGHEVTVYCRRSYGETPPDGYRGVRLRQTHTIASKHLDAIVHAATSTMVAMAARPDIVHYHGLGPALVAPLPRALSRARVVLTVHGLDNQRGKWGLAARAVLGSAHWFSGYVPHQRVAVSQGLAAHYGSRFGRPTTYIPNGVNQARPARTRQIQDRFGLTPGGYLLLVGRLVPEKAADLLIRAFRRTETPMRLAIVGGSSFTDDFVDRLRREAGADDRIVFTGFAYGDLLAELYSGAAGFVQPSRLEGLPLTLLEAAAYGLPVVASDIAPHVEVLKSDAAGGRLFRDGDEDDLVRALTSLLADLPAERAGAVALGERVTGRYSWDTAARELERLYLRLAPEPARRARARLARAAD encoded by the coding sequence GTGGGCCATCCCGACCTGCAGGCCGAGGAAGTGGACCAGCACGCCGGAAACCCTGCGATTCCCCGGCAGCGGGTGGCTCCCAGCCGGCAGTCCGCAGCGAGCGTCGCCGACACCGCCTGGCGTCCGCTGCGGATCGCGATGATCGGCCAGAAGGGGATGCCGGCGACCTACGGCGGCATCGAACGGCACGTGGAGGAGATGGCCAGCCGGCTCGCCGGCTACGGGCACGAGGTCACCGTCTACTGCCGCCGGAGCTACGGCGAGACACCCCCCGACGGCTACCGGGGCGTACGGCTGCGCCAGACCCACACGATCGCCAGCAAGCACCTCGACGCCATCGTGCACGCGGCCACCTCGACCATGGTGGCGATGGCCGCGCGGCCCGACATCGTGCACTACCACGGGCTCGGGCCGGCCCTGGTCGCCCCGCTTCCGCGCGCCCTGTCCCGGGCGCGCGTGGTGCTGACCGTGCACGGGCTGGACAACCAGCGGGGCAAGTGGGGGCTCGCCGCGCGGGCGGTGCTGGGCAGCGCCCACTGGTTCAGCGGATACGTCCCGCACCAGCGGGTGGCGGTGTCCCAGGGGCTCGCCGCCCACTACGGCTCTCGGTTCGGCCGCCCGACGACCTACATCCCGAACGGCGTGAACCAGGCCCGACCGGCGCGGACCCGTCAGATCCAGGACCGGTTCGGGCTGACCCCCGGCGGCTACCTGCTGCTGGTCGGTCGGCTTGTTCCGGAGAAGGCTGCCGACCTGCTGATCCGGGCCTTCCGCCGCACCGAGACCCCGATGCGCCTGGCGATCGTCGGCGGGTCGTCGTTCACCGACGACTTCGTGGACCGGCTGCGCCGTGAAGCCGGGGCGGACGACCGGATCGTCTTCACCGGGTTCGCCTACGGCGACCTGCTCGCCGAGCTGTACTCCGGCGCCGCCGGCTTCGTTCAACCGTCCCGCCTGGAGGGGTTGCCGTTGACGTTGCTGGAGGCGGCCGCGTACGGGCTGCCGGTGGTCGCGAGCGACATCGCGCCGCACGTCGAGGTGCTGAAGTCCGACGCCGCCGGAGGGCGGTTGTTCCGCGACGGCGACGAGGACGACCTGGTCCGGGCGCTGACGTCGCTGCTCGCCGACCTGCCGGCGGAACGGGCCGGTGCCGTGGCGCTGGGCGAGCGGGTCACCGGGAGATACAGCTGGGACACCGCCGCCCGGGAGTTGGAGCGGCTCTATCTCCGCCTCGCTCCGGAGCCGGCTCGACGGGCCAGGGCGCGACTCGCGAGGGCTGCCGACTGA
- the katG gene encoding catalase/peroxidase HPI — translation MSDTQDNGPVSAQGVDQKAAAGCPVAHDSVTAHGSESENPAIDSPTPKTGGRPRTNRDWWPNQLDLSVLHAHSSKGNPLGENFSYAREFAKLDVDALKRDIVEVLTTSQDWWPADFGHYGGLMIRMSWHAAGTYRIEDGRGGAGDGGQRFAPLNSWPDNANLDKARRLLWPVKQKYGQQISWADLLVLAGNVALESMGFKTFGFGFGREDVWEPEEIFWGPEDTWLGDERYASEKEMAAGVGSTEMGLIYVNPEGPRGNADPAAAAHFIRETFGRMAMNDEETVALIAGGHTFGKTHGAGVADNHVGAEPEGAPLEAQGLGWLSTHGSGKGADTITSGLEVTWTDVPTQWSNRFFEILFGYEWELTTSPGGAKQWVAKDAEAIIPDAFDPAKKHRPTMLTTDLSLRVDPAYEKISRRFLENPDQFALAFAKAWYKLLHRDMGPIERFLGPWVAEPQLWQDPVPAVDHELVGDADIAALKAKVLESGLTIDQLVSTAWASAATFRHTDKRGGANGARIRLEPQRGWEVNQPEQLATVLTALEGIQQEFNSAGGATISLADLIVLAGSAAVEKAARDAGVEVTVPFRAGRTDATQEQTDTDSFRVLEPRADGFRNYLRAGEKTQPEVLLIDRAYMLNLTAPEMTVLIGGLRSLGANVGGSQHGVLTDRPGVLTNDFFANLLSPGTRWSTSKSDEHVYEIRDLATDEVKWTATAVDLIFGSNSQLRALAEVYASQDARDKFVTDFVAAWAKVMELDRFDLA, via the coding sequence ATGAGCGACACCCAGGACAACGGCCCCGTCAGTGCGCAGGGCGTGGACCAGAAGGCAGCGGCCGGCTGCCCGGTCGCGCACGACTCGGTGACCGCGCACGGCAGCGAGAGTGAGAACCCGGCGATCGACTCGCCGACCCCGAAGACCGGCGGTCGTCCGCGCACCAACCGGGACTGGTGGCCCAACCAGCTCGACCTCTCGGTGCTGCACGCCCACTCGTCCAAGGGCAACCCGCTGGGCGAGAACTTCAGCTACGCCAGGGAGTTCGCGAAGCTCGACGTCGATGCCCTCAAGCGCGACATCGTCGAGGTGCTCACCACCTCGCAGGACTGGTGGCCGGCCGACTTCGGCCACTACGGCGGCCTCATGATCCGGATGAGCTGGCACGCCGCCGGCACGTACCGCATCGAGGACGGTCGCGGCGGCGCCGGCGACGGTGGTCAGCGGTTCGCGCCGCTCAACAGCTGGCCGGACAACGCCAACCTCGACAAGGCCCGCCGCCTGCTCTGGCCGGTCAAGCAGAAGTACGGCCAGCAGATCTCCTGGGCCGACCTGCTCGTGCTCGCCGGCAACGTCGCCCTGGAGTCGATGGGCTTCAAGACCTTCGGCTTCGGCTTCGGTCGCGAGGACGTCTGGGAGCCCGAGGAGATCTTCTGGGGTCCGGAGGACACCTGGCTGGGCGACGAGCGCTACGCCTCCGAGAAGGAGATGGCGGCCGGCGTCGGCTCGACCGAGATGGGGCTGATCTACGTCAACCCGGAGGGCCCGCGCGGTAACGCGGACCCGGCCGCGGCGGCGCACTTCATCCGCGAGACCTTTGGCCGGATGGCGATGAACGACGAGGAGACCGTCGCCCTCATCGCCGGTGGTCACACCTTCGGTAAGACCCACGGCGCCGGTGTCGCCGACAACCACGTGGGCGCGGAGCCCGAGGGCGCTCCGTTGGAGGCGCAGGGCCTGGGTTGGCTGAGCACCCACGGCAGCGGCAAGGGTGCCGACACGATCACCAGTGGTCTCGAGGTGACGTGGACCGACGTGCCGACGCAGTGGAGCAACCGCTTCTTCGAGATCCTCTTCGGCTACGAGTGGGAGCTCACCACCAGCCCCGGCGGCGCGAAGCAGTGGGTCGCCAAGGACGCCGAGGCGATCATCCCGGACGCCTTCGACCCGGCGAAGAAGCACCGGCCGACGATGCTCACGACCGACCTGTCGCTGCGCGTCGACCCGGCGTACGAGAAGATCTCCCGCCGCTTCCTGGAGAACCCCGACCAGTTCGCGCTGGCCTTCGCCAAGGCGTGGTACAAGCTGCTGCACCGTGACATGGGCCCGATCGAGCGCTTCCTCGGGCCGTGGGTGGCCGAGCCGCAGCTGTGGCAGGACCCGGTGCCGGCCGTCGACCACGAGCTGGTGGGTGACGCCGACATCGCCGCCCTCAAGGCGAAGGTCCTGGAGTCCGGTCTCACGATCGACCAGTTGGTCTCCACCGCCTGGGCCTCCGCCGCGACCTTCCGGCACACTGACAAGCGCGGTGGCGCCAACGGGGCGCGTATCCGCCTCGAGCCGCAGCGCGGCTGGGAGGTCAACCAGCCCGAGCAGCTGGCCACCGTCCTGACCGCCCTTGAGGGCATCCAGCAGGAGTTCAACTCCGCTGGCGGGGCGACCATCTCGCTGGCCGACCTGATCGTGCTGGCCGGTTCGGCCGCCGTCGAGAAGGCGGCGCGGGACGCCGGCGTCGAGGTGACAGTGCCGTTCCGGGCGGGCCGCACCGACGCGACCCAGGAGCAGACCGACACCGACTCCTTCCGGGTCCTGGAGCCGCGTGCCGACGGTTTCCGCAACTACCTGCGCGCCGGCGAGAAGACCCAGCCGGAGGTACTGCTCATCGACCGTGCCTACATGCTCAACCTGACCGCGCCCGAGATGACCGTCCTCATCGGCGGCCTGCGCTCCCTCGGCGCCAACGTCGGCGGCAGCCAGCACGGTGTCCTCACCGACCGGCCGGGCGTGCTCACCAACGACTTCTTCGCCAACCTGCTCTCCCCGGGCACCCGGTGGAGCACGTCGAAGTCCGACGAGCACGTGTACGAGATCCGCGACCTGGCCACCGACGAGGTGAAGTGGACCGCCACCGCGGTCGACCTCATCTTCGGGTCGAACTCGCAGCTGCGCGCCCTCGCGGAGGTCTACGCCAGCCAGGACGCCCGCGACAAGTTCGTGACCGACTTCGTGGCCGCGTGGGCCAAGGTCATGGAGCTCGACCGGTTCGATCTCGCCTGA
- a CDS encoding Fur family transcriptional regulator, whose product MFVPVMSDFETQLRAVSLRVTRPRLAVLAALRDHPHIGTDAVISLVRADHPTVSHQAVYDVLRVLTDAGLVRRIQPAGATARYESRVADNHHHVVCRSCGAIADVDCAVGHAPCLTASGDHGFVVDEAEVVYWGTCPDCATERTSQRSASSEGST is encoded by the coding sequence ATGTTCGTACCCGTGATGTCCGACTTCGAGACGCAGCTGCGGGCTGTCTCGTTGCGCGTGACCCGGCCCCGGTTGGCGGTGCTCGCGGCGCTGCGAGACCACCCGCACATCGGCACCGACGCGGTGATCTCGCTGGTCCGCGCGGATCATCCCACGGTGTCCCACCAGGCGGTGTACGACGTGCTGCGCGTGCTCACCGACGCCGGCCTGGTGCGGCGCATCCAGCCGGCCGGGGCGACCGCCCGCTACGAGTCCCGGGTCGCGGACAACCACCACCATGTCGTGTGCCGCTCCTGCGGTGCCATCGCCGACGTCGACTGCGCCGTCGGTCACGCCCCCTGTCTCACCGCCTCGGGCGACCACGGTTTCGTGGTCGACGAGGCGGAGGTCGTCTACTGGGGCACCTGCCCCGACTGCGCGACCGAACGCACGTCCCAGAGATCCGCAAGCTCGGAAGGAAGTACATGA
- a CDS encoding YciI family protein: MAKYLLLKHYRGAPAAVNDVPMAEWTPAEISAHVQYMRDFAARLEDTGEFVDAQALAPEGTFVRYDGEGRPPVTDGPFAETKDLIAGWMVIDVDSHERAVELAGELSAAPGAGGKPIHEWLELRPFLSEPPTIEE, translated from the coding sequence ATGGCCAAGTACCTGCTGCTCAAGCACTACCGGGGGGCCCCGGCCGCGGTGAACGACGTGCCCATGGCCGAGTGGACGCCGGCGGAGATCTCGGCCCACGTGCAGTACATGCGCGACTTCGCGGCCCGACTCGAGGACACCGGTGAGTTCGTCGACGCTCAGGCACTCGCCCCGGAGGGGACGTTCGTCAGGTATGACGGTGAGGGCCGCCCGCCGGTCACCGACGGCCCGTTCGCCGAGACCAAGGATCTCATCGCCGGCTGGATGGTGATCGACGTCGACAGCCACGAGCGGGCCGTCGAGCTGGCCGGGGAGCTGTCGGCCGCTCCCGGGGCGGGCGGGAAGCCGATCCACGAGTGGCTCGAGCTGCGCCCGTTCCTGAGCGAGCCGCCCACCATCGAGGAGTGA